A genomic stretch from Desulfurococcaceae archaeon MEX13E-LK6-19 includes:
- a CDS encoding NAD(P)/FAD-dependent oxidoreductase: MALEYDVVVVGAGVAGLSASWVLAKKGFRVLIVDNKPRDRIGDRACGDAIGKHHFDTLGWEPPSDVVNHYYKGALVVSPSEEYEIEVPGEGVSVDSLKFGQWLLHNALDSGAELLDKHIVVGVKVSEDRVEAVYARDRASGELKEIKAKAFIDAGGAKPAFRLKLPDSWPIAEKPYMTDYNVAYREVIKPENPVPEKYKDYVVIYMNPEIAPGGYWWYFPKENGALVNIGLGVIWSTDNYNPKKRYDEFLKPRFPGKVVHAGGGLVPTRRPLPTLVWRNVGVVGDAAYTVNPVHGGGRGSSMLAGVIVGKYMGNALEAGRVDEETMWEANIEYMKAYGAKQASLDILRMYLQKLSKNDLEFVFKKRIVDGRMILEMGEKGNLAEDIIRTLRSIIVLLGRPSLLNRLRIIKKYMDEAKKLYSEEYPETPSKLMEWMKRVDKLFNEYRDYIRFDPGPKVPW; encoded by the coding sequence TTGGCTCTCGAATATGATGTCGTTGTTGTTGGAGCTGGTGTAGCAGGATTATCTGCTTCATGGGTTCTTGCTAAGAAGGGTTTCAGAGTATTAATAGTTGATAACAAGCCTCGGGATAGAATTGGGGATAGGGCTTGTGGAGATGCTATAGGGAAACATCACTTTGATACGTTGGGCTGGGAGCCTCCAAGTGATGTTGTAAACCATTACTATAAGGGAGCGTTAGTCGTCAGTCCTAGTGAAGAATATGAGATTGAAGTGCCTGGTGAAGGAGTTAGTGTTGATAGCTTGAAGTTTGGTCAATGGCTTCTTCATAATGCTCTTGACTCCGGAGCAGAGCTCCTTGACAAACATATTGTTGTCGGCGTTAAAGTATCAGAGGACAGAGTAGAAGCCGTTTATGCTCGTGATAGAGCAAGTGGGGAACTGAAAGAGATTAAAGCAAAAGCGTTTATTGATGCAGGTGGTGCCAAGCCTGCTTTCAGATTAAAACTACCGGATAGTTGGCCTATAGCTGAGAAACCCTATATGACTGACTATAATGTCGCTTATAGAGAAGTGATTAAACCAGAGAATCCTGTTCCAGAGAAGTATAAAGACTACGTTGTTATATACATGAACCCCGAGATCGCTCCTGGAGGATACTGGTGGTACTTCCCCAAGGAAAACGGTGCTCTCGTGAACATAGGGCTAGGCGTTATATGGAGTACTGATAACTATAACCCCAAGAAAAGATATGATGAATTCCTTAAACCGAGATTTCCAGGCAAAGTAGTTCATGCAGGCGGAGGGCTAGTACCTACACGCCGCCCATTACCAACACTTGTATGGAGAAACGTGGGTGTAGTCGGCGACGCTGCATATACTGTAAATCCTGTCCACGGCGGCGGTAGGGGTTCTTCAATGCTTGCAGGAGTTATAGTCGGGAAATACATGGGTAACGCGCTGGAGGCTGGTAGGGTTGATGAGGAGACTATGTGGGAGGCAAACATAGAGTACATGAAAGCATATGGTGCAAAACAAGCCAGTCTAGACATACTAAGGATGTATTTGCAGAAACTCTCGAAGAATGACTTAGAGTTTGTGTTTAAGAAGAGAATCGTAGATGGTAGAATGATCCTAGAAATGGGTGAGAAGGGTAATCTAGCCGAAGATATTATAAGAACGCTCCGCTCGATAATAGTTCTTCTTGGAAGGCCAAGTCTTCTCAATAGACTAAGGATAATAAAGAAGTATATGGATGAAGCAAAGAAACTCTATTCAGAAGAGTATCCTGAGACACCAAGCAAACTAATGGAGTGGATGAAGCGCGTCGATAAGCTATTCAATGAATACAGGGATTACATAAGATTCGATCCAGGGCCCAAGGTGCCTTGGTAA
- a CDS encoding molybdopterin-guanine dinucleotide biosynthesis protein MobB gives MNQGSSPVIGLTAIYRIVGLASGIGKTTLGEEIVNHLARKGVRLAVIKQTHEHVLDKGTDAVRYRSAGAETVAIASPEVTLVLIEPLGNINEIISIIKYYPLVIAEGFKGSRYGKAIGIVETPEELEQLRSEEENLWLIVSHDFDLVEEAKEKGLNAILFEETDAIAEAIFKDAISTLSSLLPEETCRLCGLSSCLELAEKILIGEKDPLECPLATKVQVVADGKPLAVDPRVENLLVHFIKGIMLVTDGAPEHPKEIKINIKLRE, from the coding sequence TTGAACCAAGGGTCAAGCCCTGTTATAGGGTTAACAGCCATATATAGGATTGTTGGTCTTGCCTCGGGTATAGGTAAGACTACTCTCGGTGAAGAAATAGTTAACCACTTGGCTAGAAAAGGGGTTAGACTAGCAGTAATAAAGCAAACACATGAACACGTACTTGACAAAGGTACTGATGCAGTCCGCTATAGGAGCGCTGGTGCTGAGACAGTTGCTATAGCTAGTCCTGAAGTAACACTTGTTCTCATAGAGCCTCTTGGCAATATAAACGAGATAATTTCTATTATAAAGTATTATCCACTTGTCATCGCCGAGGGATTCAAGGGTTCAAGATACGGTAAGGCCATTGGAATTGTTGAGACTCCCGAAGAACTAGAGCAATTGAGGAGTGAGGAAGAGAATTTATGGTTAATAGTGAGCCATGACTTTGATCTTGTCGAGGAAGCAAAGGAGAAAGGATTAAACGCCATACTGTTTGAGGAAACAGATGCTATTGCTGAAGCTATATTCAAAGACGCTATATCAACACTATCATCGTTGTTACCTGAAGAAACATGTAGGCTATGTGGATTATCCTCATGTCTTGAATTAGCAGAGAAAATACTTATCGGAGAGAAGGATCCTCTTGAATGCCCGCTTGCAACAAAAGTCCAGGTTGTAGCCGATGGCAAACCATTAGCCGTAGATCCTAGAGTAGAGAACCTGCTAGTACACTTTATTAAAGGTATAATGCTTGTCACTGATGGAGCTCCTGAACACCCCAAAGAAATAAAGATAAACATTAAATTAAGAGAATAA
- a CDS encoding AMP phosphorylase: MNEKDAIELGLGPGSRVRLIKGNVSKGAFVALTKTMIEPGKVLVSRDVASILKIGKDDVIGLKPAPVPPSFSGLQKRLHGQRLSQDEVYALIKDVVDGVLGEAEIAAFLSSQLYYELSEDELNALIKAMVETGSKIEFEEPVFDEHSIGGVPGNSKVALIAVPTVAAAGLLIPKTSSRAITSPAGTADTMEVLARVDLTPEEIKEAARKVRATLAWGGRLNLAPADDIFVTIERKLSIDPWHQMVASILAKKVAMGVDNLVIDIPVGRKAKVKDMKEADQLAGLFIRQAARLGMNIKVAITFGGQPIGRTAGPALEAREALKALIERRGSKSLVEKALSIAGLVIELSGKVPPGKGVEVARSLFEKGASYEKFKQIIEAQGGDPNVKPDDIPIGDHTYTIESPIEGAVTHIDNAAITAIARAAGAPFDKGAGVYLHAKIGYRVNRGDPLITIYSSSSIRLQEALNVASRYSPIIVEGMVIKVLP, encoded by the coding sequence ATGAATGAAAAGGATGCTATAGAACTGGGCCTAGGGCCAGGCTCTAGAGTTAGATTGATTAAAGGAAACGTATCTAAAGGCGCCTTTGTAGCATTAACAAAAACAATGATTGAGCCCGGAAAGGTTCTTGTAAGTCGTGATGTCGCTAGTATACTGAAGATAGGTAAAGATGATGTTATTGGCTTAAAACCTGCACCAGTTCCACCGAGTTTCTCTGGTCTCCAGAAGAGACTCCATGGGCAAAGGCTTTCTCAAGACGAAGTATATGCCTTGATCAAAGATGTTGTTGACGGTGTCCTCGGTGAAGCAGAGATAGCAGCGTTTCTCTCTAGCCAGCTCTATTACGAGTTAAGTGAAGACGAGTTAAATGCTTTGATCAAGGCTATGGTGGAGACTGGTAGTAAAATAGAGTTTGAAGAACCTGTCTTCGATGAACATAGTATAGGTGGCGTCCCAGGTAACAGTAAGGTCGCTTTAATAGCCGTCCCAACAGTTGCTGCTGCAGGACTACTTATACCAAAGACAAGCAGCAGAGCGATAACAAGTCCTGCCGGAACTGCTGACACCATGGAGGTTCTAGCAAGAGTAGACCTGACCCCAGAGGAAATCAAGGAAGCTGCTAGGAAGGTTAGAGCAACTCTTGCCTGGGGAGGAAGACTAAACCTTGCTCCAGCAGACGATATCTTCGTGACTATCGAGAGAAAACTCAGTATAGATCCATGGCACCAGATGGTAGCAAGTATTCTCGCGAAAAAAGTAGCTATGGGAGTAGACAATCTCGTTATAGACATACCTGTTGGCAGGAAAGCCAAAGTAAAAGACATGAAGGAAGCGGACCAGCTTGCAGGACTCTTCATAAGACAAGCGGCAAGACTAGGAATGAATATAAAAGTAGCTATTACATTCGGAGGACAACCCATAGGCAGAACAGCTGGGCCAGCACTAGAAGCTCGTGAAGCACTCAAGGCACTCATAGAACGTAGAGGCAGTAAGAGCTTAGTAGAGAAGGCTTTGAGCATAGCTGGCCTTGTAATAGAGCTCTCAGGTAAAGTACCTCCAGGTAAAGGAGTAGAAGTCGCTAGGTCATTATTCGAAAAAGGTGCTTCATACGAGAAGTTCAAGCAGATCATCGAGGCACAAGGTGGTGACCCCAACGTCAAACCCGATGATATACCAATTGGCGACCACACATACACTATAGAATCACCTATCGAGGGAGCTGTAACACACATAGACAACGCTGCTATAACAGCTATAGCTCGGGCAGCTGGCGCACCATTCGACAAAGGTGCTGGAGTATACTTACATGCAAAAATAGGGTATCGTGTAAATCGTGGCGACCCACTTATAACAATCTATAGCAGTAGCTCAATAAGGTTACAAGAAGCACTCAATGTAGCATCGAGATACAGTCCAATAATAGTTGAAGGAATGGTTATTAAGGTTCTACCGTGA
- a CDS encoding CBS domain-containing protein, which translates to MRQTVREKRDSVARQKVFGKSDVDKILDMTLGEFLAKFRPPSVHYIVARKGTKLYNILKAIATGHPLLIIVVDEERRPIGYISELELLRTFSRRQRYSFFIAGFNLSRLNIPIEQALDVPVEKIMEDRPLVVTEKNKIKDILNLIRSLNVSVIIVVDDKKRLKTVLTASHLARSLLSLLLGEPFQVAF; encoded by the coding sequence ATGAGGCAGACTGTTAGAGAGAAAAGAGATAGCGTTGCAAGGCAGAAAGTATTTGGTAAGTCTGATGTAGATAAAATTCTAGATATGACTCTTGGAGAATTCTTAGCAAAATTTAGACCACCATCGGTACACTATATAGTCGCGAGAAAAGGAACGAAACTATACAATATATTGAAAGCTATTGCAACAGGTCATCCTCTTCTAATAATTGTTGTTGATGAAGAGCGCCGTCCTATAGGTTACATCAGCGAGCTCGAGCTACTAAGAACATTTAGTAGGAGACAAAGATACTCGTTCTTTATAGCAGGATTTAATTTGTCTAGACTAAATATACCGATAGAACAAGCTCTTGATGTACCCGTAGAGAAAATCATGGAAGATAGACCTTTGGTTGTCACTGAGAAGAATAAGATAAAGGATATACTTAATTTGATACGCTCACTGAATGTTTCAGTCATAATTGTTGTTGACGATAAGAAGAGGCTTAAGACTGTTTTGACCGCTTCTCATCTTGCAAGATCTTTGTTAAGTCTCCTTCTCGGCGAGCCTTTTCAGGTCGCTTTCTAA
- a CDS encoding cation:proton antiporter has translation MIELPSELIIFYTLALSLLFGKFFEELISRTKYPPVLGDILAGLIIGASVLGIYIVTDTVKAVAWFGVAMLLFYAGLETKYGDFIRLLPVAGLLTIGEALAAFSMGFLVGMIMGYPLLQCFFLGAILEATSVSLTIRTLMEIGKLSTIEGYTIMEIAVLDDLSSLITIAIGVSIIALGTVNVINVTTVFIKSFGAWALLLIILHRLAPRIVKYTSKLHVEEAMISVLIAVFAGAAVLVGLAGISPLVGAYATGLALSEAIATREVRSSIRKLAIIFSTVFFVTTAAELDLKTALRPEYLGFYLLMIAGAFAGKMLGAGLTSLILGFPVRSALRICVGLFPRCEFAIIAAYTAVSGGVLGVEAYLAALIIVLTTNVATPPLLKMVFAGEEVSEVKLRFPKRVITRH, from the coding sequence GTGATAGAGCTCCCGAGCGAGCTAATCATATTTTATACACTTGCACTATCACTATTGTTCGGAAAGTTCTTTGAAGAACTTATTTCAAGAACCAAATACCCGCCTGTACTAGGAGATATCCTAGCGGGACTTATTATTGGGGCAAGCGTGCTTGGAATATACATTGTAACCGACACCGTGAAAGCCGTTGCTTGGTTTGGCGTAGCAATGCTTCTATTCTACGCTGGACTTGAGACAAAGTATGGTGACTTCATACGTTTACTGCCAGTTGCAGGTCTTCTCACAATAGGTGAGGCTCTAGCTGCTTTCTCTATGGGGTTCCTAGTAGGCATGATCATGGGTTATCCTCTTCTTCAATGTTTCTTTCTCGGCGCAATACTTGAAGCAACAAGTGTTAGCCTCACAATAAGGACTCTTATGGAAATAGGGAAGCTTAGCACTATAGAAGGATACACCATAATGGAGATAGCTGTTCTCGATGACCTCTCATCACTAATCACCATAGCTATCGGGGTATCGATAATAGCCCTGGGCACTGTAAACGTGATCAATGTTACAACGGTCTTCATCAAATCCTTTGGTGCATGGGCTCTCTTACTCATAATACTCCATAGACTTGCGCCAAGAATAGTCAAGTATACAAGTAAACTACACGTAGAGGAGGCAATGATCTCCGTGTTAATAGCTGTCTTCGCGGGTGCCGCCGTCCTAGTAGGTTTAGCTGGAATATCCCCGCTAGTAGGTGCATATGCCACAGGACTAGCTTTATCAGAAGCAATAGCGACACGTGAAGTAAGATCATCAATAAGGAAACTCGCAATAATATTCTCAACCGTATTCTTTGTCACCACAGCAGCTGAACTCGACCTAAAAACCGCGCTTAGGCCAGAATACCTAGGATTCTATCTGCTAATGATTGCTGGCGCATTTGCAGGAAAAATGCTGGGAGCCGGATTAACTTCTCTCATCCTAGGATTTCCGGTTAGATCTGCGTTAAGAATATGTGTTGGCTTGTTTCCCCGCTGTGAGTTTGCTATTATAGCAGCTTATACTGCTGTTTCCGGAGGCGTACTTGGCGTTGAGGCATATTTAGCGGCACTAATAATAGTGTTGACAACAAATGTTGCAACACCACCATTACTTAAGATGGTGTTTGCGGGCGAGGAAGTCTCTGAGGTTAAACTGAGATTCCCTAAGAGGGTAATTACTAGGCACTAG